A region from the Nitrospinota bacterium genome encodes:
- the thiE gene encoding thiamine phosphate synthase produces MRLPSFLNVDIYPVTGRELCPQISDEQVIAALARGGAKIVQLREKKLTVRQFYELAMLYRRETRKHGMLLIINDRADIAAAVEADGVHLGQDDLPISAARKLLGPDAIIGGSSHSVAEALEVQKQGATYVNIGPLFPTPTKPGMEAVGLDPVREAARSLSIPFTVMGGINQENIAQVAAAGAKRIGVVSAIFAAKDIAQATLGLRNIMANAVGAHSAK; encoded by the coding sequence TTGCGCTTGCCATCTTTTCTGAATGTGGACATCTATCCTGTCACCGGCCGGGAGCTTTGCCCGCAGATAAGCGACGAACAGGTTATCGCCGCGCTTGCCCGTGGCGGGGCGAAGATCGTTCAACTGCGGGAGAAAAAGCTCACTGTCAGGCAATTTTACGAACTTGCCATGCTATATCGCCGCGAGACTCGAAAACACGGCATGTTGCTGATAATAAATGACCGGGCTGATATCGCGGCGGCGGTTGAGGCCGACGGGGTCCATCTGGGGCAGGACGATCTGCCCATATCCGCCGCCCGGAAGCTATTGGGGCCGGACGCCATAATCGGCGGTTCGTCCCATTCCGTGGCCGAAGCGTTGGAAGTACAGAAGCAAGGGGCCACATATGTGAACATCGGCCCGCTGTTTCCAACCCCAACAAAGCCGGGAATGGAAGCTGTGGGGCTTGACCCTGTGAGGGAAGCGGCCCGGTCACTCTCAATACCGTTTACCGTGATGGGAGGGATAAACCAGGAGAACATCGCGCAAGTCGCCGCGGCGGGGGCGAAGAGAATCGGCGTTGTGAGCGCCATTTTCGCGGCTAAAGACATTGCGCAGGCCACACTCGGGCTGAGAAATATAATGGCGAACGCGGTTGGAGCCCATTCGGCAAAATAA
- the thiS gene encoding sulfur carrier protein ThiS, protein MNIILNGKPASADEGDTLASLIARLNVEGHIAAQVNEEVIPRAELSRKRLAEGDMVELLRMMGGG, encoded by the coding sequence GTGAACATAATTCTAAACGGCAAACCGGCCAGCGCCGATGAAGGGGACACCCTGGCGAGCCTTATCGCCCGGTTGAATGTGGAAGGGCACATTGCCGCCCAGGTAAATGAAGAGGTGATCCCCCGCGCGGAATTGAGCAGAAAACGGCTGGCCGAAGGGGACATGGTGGAGCTGTTACGCATGATGGGGGGCGGATAG